The stretch of DNA CCCAGACCGGCACCACCGAGGGCCACCCCTGGTAGGTGGAGTAGCCGGAGGTGACGGCGATGCCGAGCAGGACCCCGCCCAGGCCGCCGAGCGCCGAGAGCAGCAGGGCCTCGCAGAGGAACTGCGTACGGATCTGGCCCCGGGTGGCGCCGAGGGAGCGGCGCAGGCCTATCTCGGAGCGGCGTTCCAGGACCGAGATGACCATGGTGTTGGCGACGCCGACCCCGCCGACGAGCAGGGCGACCGCGCCCAGGCCGAGCAGCAGGCCGCTGAGGGTGTCGTCGGTGGCTTCCTTGGCCTCCAGGACGTCGGAGGGGCGCGAGACGTTGGCCTCGCTGGGGTTCTCCGGGTTGGCGGTGGCGCCGAGCACGGACTGGACGTCGCTCACGGCGGATTCGTCGGCGCGGGTGTAGACCGTCGTCGGGTAGCCGTCGAAGTCCAGCTCCTTCTCCGCGACGGGCCAGCCGACCAGCGCGGCCGAGTCCAGGTCGGGGACGAGTTCGTTGGGAGCGAGGATCCCCACGACGGTGAACCACTGACCGCCCAGCCACACCCTCGTGTCGGGTCCGGCCCGGAAGACGCCCAGCTGTTCGGCGGCCTTGGGGCCGAGCACGACGGCCGGGTAGCGCTGGTTCGCGGCGTTCAGCCAGCGGCCGTCGACGACCTGCGCGCCCGCCGTCTTCGGCAGGTCCGTACGGGCCGCGTAGACGTTGAGGCCCCCGGTCTCCTCCTTCTTGATGTGGTCGTTGCGGTAGACCTTGGCGCTCGTCTTGCCGATGGCGGAGACCGAATCGACGTCCTTGATGTTGCCGATCATGTCGACGGACGAGTCGGGCAGATGGGCCGCGTCACCGGCGAACGACTGGCCCGGCGAGACGGTCAGAAGGTTCGTGCCGAGGGCGGCGAGGCGCCGGTTGAGGTCCTCGCTGCTGGATGTGGAGATGCCCACCACGCCGACCATCGCCGCGATGCCGATGGCGATGCCGAGCGCCGAGAGGAACACCCGCATGGGGCGCGAGCGCAGGCCCGACCCGCCGACCCGCAGCACGTCGGCCGGGCCCATCCGGGCCGGCTTGGGGCGCGGCGGTGGCGCGGGACGGGGCAGTTCGCGGGCCGTGCCCCGCTCCCCTGTCGTACTCAACTCCTTGGTCGGGTTCATCGCAGGGCCTCCTCGGGGAGGAGTGCCGCGGCGTCGGCTTCGATGCGGCCGTCCTTGATCCGGACCTCGCGCGGCAGTGAGCCCGCGATGTCCCGGTCATGGGTGATGACCACGACCGTGGTCCCCGCCCGGTGCAGTTCGTGCAGGAGCTCGATCACCACCGCCCCTGAACGGGAGTCGAGGGCGCCCGTCGGCTCGTCCGCGAGGAGCAGCGGCGGGTCGCCCAGGACCGCACGTGCGATGGCGACGCGCTGCTTCTCACCGCCGGAGAGCTGATGCGGCTCGTGGTAGAGCCGGTGGCCGAGGCCGACCCGGCGCAGGGCCCGCTCGGCGAGTCTGCGCCGCTCGGCGCGCGGCCTGCCGCTGTAGAGCAGCCCGTTCGCGACGCTGTCCAACGCCGGTACTCCGGGGGCGAGATGGAACTGCTGGAAGACGAAGCCGATCGTCCCGGCGCGAAGCGCGGAGAGCTCCCGGTCGCTGAGGCGGTCGATGTCGTGCCCGTCGATGTGCACGGTGCCGGTGGTGGGGCGGTCGAGGGTGCCCATGATGTTGAGCATCGTGGACTTGCCGGAGCCGGAAGGGCCGACGACGGCGAGCAGCTCCCCGCGCCCGATGACGAGGTCGGCGCCCTTGAGCGCCTCGACCTCTCCGTACGTCTTGGAGACTCCGGCCAGTTCGACCACCGGGTGGGCCGCAGTGGTCACTTGGGGACCCCCACGACCGTGCCGTCGGTGATGCCGGCGCCGGACACCTCGACCATGCTGTCGGCGAACATGCCGACCTTGACCGCCCGCGGCTTCACCTCGCCGTCGGCCCCGGCGACCTCCACGGCGTAGCCGCCGCCCTTCTGCGCCACCAGGGCGTTGACGGGGACCACGAGCACGTCCTTGCGGGTCTCCGCCTTGAGGGAGATCTCCACGGCTGCCGCCTGGTAGCGGCCGAGGCCCTTCTGGTCCCCGACCTTCAGCTCCACGGGCAGGGTGGGTTTGTCGTCGCCGCCCGACTGGCCGCCCGAGTCCTCGGAGCCGCCGTCCTGGGACGGCGTGGAGGGGGTGCCTACGTCGGTCACCTCGGCCTGCACGGTGGTGTCGTCGGGCAGGGTGACGGTGGCCTTGGTGCCCTTCTCGACCATGTCCTCGTACTGCACGTCGAGGTCGACGGTGACGGTGCGTTCGGTGCCGGTCCAGGTGAGGACGGGCCCGTTCGACGGGGCTCCTGCCATGGCCTTCACCTCGGCTACGCGCCTGGCGCCGGGGGCGACCACGGCGTCCGACGGCTGCACGGTCCCGGTCTCCTCGCGGCCCAGGTCGTCCTGCCAGTCCCGCACGGCCTCGGCGGTTCCGGCGTCGTACGTGTCGTCGACGGTGAAGCCGGTGTAGCCGAGGGCGGAGAGGTTCCTCTCCAGGATCTCGACGTCCCTGCCCTCGGTGCCCGTCTCCAGCGGGCGGTAGAAGGGGGTGGAGCCGTAGAGCAGCGGGACTTGTCGCTCCTCCACCCTGTAGGCGGCCTCACCTCGCTTGACGGTGTCGCCGTCGCCCGGCACCCAGGTGATGATCCCGGCGCCCGCCTTGGCGGCGGCCGGGGCCTGTACGGCTGTCGCGTCGCCGTAGCCGAGGTTTCCGTCCACGGTCTCCGTACGCGTCAGCGTGGTGCGCTCCACCTCGGCGGTCTTCGGTGGCGCGGAGGGGGCGTCGCCCGCCGATCCGGAGCCGTCGTCGCCGAAGACGCCGGTGGTGGCGGCGCCCGCCGCCGCGACCACGGCGATCGCGACGACGACGATCAGCGACATCCGCAGTGGGCGGCGCCTGCGGCGGTTCGCCGGAGGGGGCGGGGTGCCTTCGCCGCCGTCGCCGCCGTCGTCGTCGCCGTCGCCCGCACCGGGGGCGGTCTCTTCGGAGGCGGTACCGACGGCGTCGGGGGTCCGCTCGGACACCTCTCCGGGCGTGTGCAGCTCCAGGGCTCCGGCGCCGCGGGCCGAGGTCTCATGGAGCTCGGCCTCCTCGAACTCCCCTGCCTCTTCGTCCCGTTCCCTCTCACGGGTCTCGTCCGGCGCGGTCATCAGGCGCCGCCGCCGGAGCCGGTGAGGCCGCCGCCGGGCCACTTGTCCTGGCAGGCGATCCTGGCCTTCTGGAACTCGTCGCTGCCGGGGTCGATGCCGCTCGCGCCGAAGTCGAGCGACATGTTGCCGCCGTTGATCTCCGGGTCGGGCAGCTTGGGCAGACCGTTCTCGCGCATGCACTTCGCCCACGCCGCGACCTTGGCCGAGTCCAGCGGTTCACCGCCGCCTCCGCCTCCGCCGAGCTGGCCGCCCTGGGGCATCTTGTCGCGGCAGGCCTCCGTGGCGGACTGGAACTCCGGCGAGTTGGGGTCGACGTCGCCGCCCGGCGTGAGCGCGATGCCGCCGCCCGCGTCCTTCTGCGGGTCGGGGAAGCCGGACACGCCGTTCTCGCGCATGCACTGGGAGAAGGCGAGGGCCTGGTCGAAGGGGCTTGTGGGTGAGGCGTCCGCCTTCTTCGGGTCGTCGGACGACGACGCCGACGAGTCTTCGGAGCAGCCGCTGAGGAGCACGCCGGCCACGAGGGCCGATGCCGCGAGCAGTGTCTGTGCGGTTCGCCTGTGCGTGTTTCGCTTGTGTGTGGTGGACATGGGGCCAAGTTCTACGCGGGGACCGGTCACACGGCGGATACAAGCGGCTCCGTCCGTACAGCCTCGTCCGGTCACCGGGCGCAGGCGCCGAGAGCACCCCAACTCACCTGCGAAGACGGCGACTTCACCGCGGAGGGCAAGGCACGGGCCGTCCAGGGCGGGGCTCGTCCAGTTCCCCCATCCCGGCCACGCCACGGTCGAGGAGGTCCACCAGGGTGTGCCTGCTCTTGCCGGAGAGCTCCTGCCCCCGCTCGCGGTCGGCGAGGTCGTACAGGGCGGCTACGACGCTGGAGAGGTCCTCCTGGAGCCGGGTGAGGATGTCGGCGACCGCCGCCGCGTTGGACTCGACGATGTCGCTCCACAGCCGGGAGTCGCCGCGGGCGATCCTGGTGGTGTCGCGCAGCCCCTGCCCCGCCAGATGGGCCGCCTCCGCCGGGCCCTCCCGCAGGCGGGCCGCCATCAGGCTGGCCACCAGATGCGGTGCGTGGGAGGTCAGCGCCACCGCGTCGTCGTGGGCGCGGGCCCGCATCACGCGGGGTACGGCGCCGCACAGGGCGATCAGGTCCAGGGCGCGGCCGAAGGCGGCCCGGGAGGTGAGGCGGGTGGGGGTGAGCACCCAGGCCCTGTCCCGGAACAGCTCCGCGCGGGCGGCGAGAGGGCCCGAACGCTCGCGTCCTGCCAGGGGGTGGCCGCCGATGTAGCGGGACGGGTCGGGGGCGGTGTCCAGGATCTCCCGCTCCGCGTGCGCCTTCACGCTCGCCACGTCGGTGTAGCTCAACGCGAGGCCCCGTCCCTGGAGTTCGGCAAGGACCGGGGCGATCTGGCTGGGCGGCACCGCGAGCACGGCCAGGTCGACGGGGCTCGGCGGGGGCTCCGGCCGTCCGGCGCCGAGTACCGCGGCGGCGCGGACGGCGGACTCGTCGCGATCGGAGAGGTAGACGCTCACGCCGCGCAGGCGGGCCGCGAGGGCCACGGAGGTGCCGATCAGACCGGTGCCGACGACGGCCATGGTGCGGATCGTCACGCGACCTCACCGTCCAGACGCTCGCGGATCAGCGCGGCGAGCCGGTCGAGGCCCTGCTCGATCCGGTCGTACGTCAACGTGCTGATCGACAGGCGGAGTTGGCGGAACCCGTCCGACGCGCCGTAGAAGTGGTGCATGGGCGTGAACAGCACGCCGTGGCGGCGCGCAGCGTGCTCCAGGAGGGTGTCGTCGACGGTGAAGGGCACGGTGAGCACGATGAAGAAGCCGCCGGTCGGTGCGTTCCAGGTGACGTCGGGAAGGCTCCCGAGGCGCCGGTCGAGTCCGTCGAGCACCTGGTGCAGGTTGTGGCGGTAGACCTCCGTCTCCTGGCGGTTGGCGGCGACCAGACTGCAGTCGTGGGCGAGGAGCTTGCCGCCGATCACGGCCTGGGCGATCGGTGAGGTGTTCACGGTGAGCATGCTCTTGAGCTTCGACAGCTCATCGGCGAGCAGGACGTCACCGCCGCTGTGGCCGGTCACGCGCTGGTCGGCCACCACGTAACCCACGCGGGCGCCCGGCATCCCGGTCTTGGCGAACGAGCCCAGATAGACGACGCGTTGACGGCGGTCGAGTGCCTTCAGCGTGGGCGGCCGGTCCGCGGCGCTGTTCAGAAGGCCGTACGCGTTGTCCTCCAGGAGCAGGAGGTCCTCGTCGGCGGCGATCTCCAGGAGCCGGTGCCGGTCGGCGAGCGGCAGACTGACGCCCACCGGGTTGGCGAAGTCGGGCGTCACGTAGCAGGCGCGAACCCGCCGCCCATCGGCGCGTGCCCGGCGCAGCTGGGCCAGCAGGTCGTCGAGGTCGATGCCGTGCGCTGCGGTGCGCACCGGGAGCACGGGCATGTCGGCGAGCAACGCGGCTCCCGTCAGGCCGACATAGGTGGGGCTCGGGGCGAGTACGGCATCGCGGTCGTCGGCGCGCAGCGCGCGCAGCAGCAGGAACATCGCCTCCTGGCAGCCGACCGTGACGACCACGGATGCGGGGTCGGCGTCGATGCCCTCGTCCACGGCGAGACTGCGCGCCACGAGGTCGCCGATGATCCCCTTCGTCGCGCCGTACTGGAACAGCGTGCGTGCGGTCTCCGCCTCGCTCAGACCGAGCCGGGTACGGAGGTGGTCGCAGAAGACCTGGAGGTATTCGTGGAGTTGGGTCACGTCGTAGAAGCCCTCGTACGGGCGGCCCGCCGCGAACGAGATCGCGTCCGGATAGGTGTCGGCGACCTGGTTGAGGAGGTTCATGGACTCCATCGACACATCGGCGAGCGACGCGTGCAGTGTGGCCGCGTTCAACTCGGCGAGGGCGATTTCCGTTTGCAGGATTTCCATCGCTTCAGCGTCTCCTGACAACAGATCCACATCAATGGCTTGACAGGTGCGGAAACAAAAAGGCAGTCGTAGCATAGGCCCGCAAAGAAAATTCTGCCTCGCGCTTTCTGCTGTTCCGGCATTCCGCGAACCGACGCGAGAGCAAGAATCCGCATTCTTCTTCCCACGAGGACTCCGATGACGGATTTACCCGCAACGGCCCCTAACCATGACCTCGCAGATCTCACGGATCTCACGGATCTCGCGATCGACTATGTCGAGATGTATGTCGACGGCCTGGAGGCGGCGGTGTTCGCCTGGGTCGACGAGTACGCCTTCACGGTCGTCGGCACCGGCGGATCCGCCGAGCACCGCAGCATCGCCTTGCGCCAGGGCCGGATGACCCTGGTGCTCACCGAGGCGACCGCGGGGCGCCACCCCGCCACCACGTACGTCACCACGCACGGCCACGGCGTGGCCGACATCGCCCTGCGCACTGCGGATGTGTCCGCGGCCTTCGCCGCCGCGGTGGCGGGCGGCGCACGTCCCGTGCGGCAGCCGACACGGCACGCGGGCGAGGGCCCTGCGGTCACGGCCACCGTCGCGGGCTTCGGCGACGTCGTGCACACGCTGGTCCAGCGGACCCCGGAGGAAGGCCCCGGGCTCCCGGCCGGCTTCGTTCCCGCGCTCGGCTCGCGCGAGGCGCGCACCAGTGAGGTGGGGCTCCTCGACATCGACCACATCGCGGTGTGCCTGAACGCCGGCGACCTCGAATCGACGGCACGCTTCTATCAACAGGCACTCGGTTTCCGTGAGGTCTTCAAGGAGCACATCGTCGTCGGCGCCCAGGCGATGGACTCCAAGGTCGTGCAGAGCGCGACCGGGGCGGTGACGCTGACGCTCATAGAGCCCGATCCGCTGGCGCAGCCCGGTCAGATAGACGAATTCCTCAAGAGCCACCACGGCGCCGGGGTCCAGCATCTGGCCTTCTCCAGCAAGGACGCCGTCCGCTCCGTGCGCACGCTGTCCGCGCGCGGTGTCGCGTTCCTCCAGACCCCGTCGACGTACTACGAACTGCTCTCCGAACGGATCGGGCTCAAGTCCCACACCCTGAACGAACTGCGCGCGACGAACCTCCTCGTCGACGAGGACCACGACGGTCAGCTGTTCCAGATCTTCACCGCGTCGACGCACCCGCGCGGCACGATCTTCTTCGAGGTCATCGAGCGCCAGGGCGCCCGGACCTTCGGCAGCTCCAACATCAAGGCGCTGTACGAGGCCGTGGAGCTGGAACGGACCGGGCAGCGTGTGGCGCGCTGACCCCGCGGCCGTGCGCGATCTGAGCGACGTCGAGCGCGCCGCGGCCGCGGCCCTGCCACCCGAGGTGTGGGACTTCGTCGCGGGTGGCAGCGGCCGTGAGCGGTCCCTCGACGCGAACCGGGAGGCGTTCGACCGCATCTTCGTCGCCTCCCGGGTGCTCAGGGACGTCTCGGGGTGCACCACGGAGGCGGCGCTCCTGAAGCGTCCGGTGCGGATGCCGGTGGCGGTCGCCCCGGTCGCGTACCACCGACTGGCGCATCCCGAGGGCGAGTTGGCCACCGCCCGGGCGGCGAAGACGGCGGGTGTGCCGTTCACGGTGGCCATGCTGAGCAGCGTCCCCGTCGAGGAGGTCACGGCGGTCGGCGGCACGGTGTGGTTCCAGCTCTACTGGCTCCGCGAGCGGCAGCGCACCCTGGACCTGGCGCGCCGGGCCGAGGACGCGGGCTGCGAGGCGTTGATGCTCACCGTCGACGTGCCCTGGATGGGCCGGCGTCTGCGGGACGTGCGCAACGGCTTCGCGCTGCCCGGCCATGTGCGGGCGGCGCATCTCGACGGCGGTGCGGCCTCTTCGGCGCACCGCTCATCGGCGGACGGCTCGGCGGTGGCCGCCCATACGGCCGAGGCGTTCTCACCCGCGGTGACCTGGCGTTGTGTGGAGGAGCTGCGGGCTGCCAGCCGTCTCCCGCTCGTGCTGAAGGGTGTCCTTGCACCCGAGGACGCGGTGCGGGCGGCCGAACTGGGCGCGGACGCCGTCGTGGTGTCGAACCACGGTGGCCGTCAGCTCGACGGCGCGCTGCCCGGCATCGACGCCCTTCCCGAGGTGGTCGAGGCCGTCGGCGGCACGTGCGAGGTCATGGTGGACGGCGGTATCCGCAGCGGGACCGACGTGCTCAAGGCGCTCGCGTCGGGGGCGGACGGGGTCCTGGTGGGGCGACCGCCGGTGTGGGGGCTCGCCGCGGCCGGAGAGGCCGGTGTCCGTCAGGTCCTCGATCTGCTGGCCGACGAGCTGCGTGACGCGCTGGGCCTCGCGGGCTGCGCAGGGGTCGAGGCGGCCGGGGAGCTGCGTACGGTGCGCTTGCCGCAGGGCGGCCGCGTCTGAGAGAGCGTCAGTGGCCGGCGGTGTCGTGTTCGTGCAGCGTGATCGCGCCGGACGGGCACCGCGCGGCCGCCGCGCGCACGGCCCCTGCCACCGCGGGGCCCGGGTCCTGTGCGTTCAGCAGGACCTTGCCGTCCTCGTCGGACTGGTCGAAGACAGCGGGCACTTGGGCCATGCAGAGCCCGGAACCCGCGCATCGGTTGCGATCGACCCGTATGTCCATCTGTTCCTCCTTGGCCTTGTCCTTCACCAGGTGACCGGCAGCCGCTGCACACCGTGGGCGAGCGCGTGCACGCGGAACGGCACCTCGTGCTCGGGCACGGCGAGGCGCAGGCCGGGGAAGCGCCGCAACAGCGCCGGGTAGGCGATCCGCAGTTCCATGCGGGCCAGTGCCGCGCCCAGGCAGTGGTGGATGCCGTGGCCGAAGGCGACATGGGCCCCCGGCGCCCGTGCGATGTCGAAGCGGTCCGGCTCGGCGAGCAGCGCGGGGTCTCGGTTGGCCATCGGCAGCGAGCACAGAACGTGCTCCCCCGCCTTGATGAGCTGGTCCCCGACGGTGACGTCCTCCAGGGCTGTCCGGGGCGTCGGGGCGTGCGGAACCGAGAGGTAGCGCAGCAACTCCTCGACCGCGCCGTCCACGGCTCCGGGGTCGTCGCGCACGGCGGCGAGCTGGTCGGGGTGACCGAGCAGCAGGAGGGTGCCGAGGCCCAGCATGCCGGAGATGTTGTCGAGGCCGGCGAGCACCAACAGGACGCACACACCTCGCAGTTCCTTGTCCGTGACCTCGTCGCCGTGGTCGCGGATCAGCATGCCCAGGAAGCCTTCGTCGGGGTCGGTGCGCTGCCGGGCCACCATCGCGGCGACGTACCGCGAGAGCAGTTCCCCTGCCGCCGCCCGGCGCTGCCGCCCCCGGCCGGGCGCGAGGAAGGCGTGGCAGCGGCGCAGGAAGTCGCCGCGGTCGTCGCGGGGCACTCCGATCAGCTCGCACAGGGCCGCGCCGGGGACGGGCGAGGCGAAGGCCCCGACCAGTTCGGCGGGCGGCCCCGTGCGTTCCATGGCGTCGAGGTGCTCGGTGACGATGCCGGTGATGCCCGGCTCGATCCTGCGCATCCGGCGCAGCGTGAACTCGGGCGTGAGGAACTGCCGGAGCCTTGTGTGCTCGGGCGGGTCGTAGTCCATGAGCTGCCCGATCAGCTCGTCGGGCCGCGGGCCCTCGTCCCGTCCCTCCGGTGAGCGCGGTCCGAAGCGGCGCCGGGTGGAGAACCTCCGGTGGTCGCCGAGGACTTGGCGTACTTCCGCGTGGCCCGTGACGAGCCAGACGGGCACTCCGTCGGTCCCCGGGCCCACGTCGATCCGGGTGACGGGACGGCCCTCTGACAGCCTGCGCAGCTGTACGGCCGGGCCGAAGCCTTCGCGGCGGACGTACACGGGTCCGGACTCGGTCGTCTCGGTCGTCTCGGTCGTCTCAGTCGTCTCAGTCGTCGATGTCATGGCTCCCCTACCAGGTGACCGGCAGTGTCTCCACGCCGTACGGCGCCTGTGTCCGGAAGCGGATCTCCTTTGGCGGTACGGCCAAACGCAGTTCGGGAAAGCGGCGAAGCACCGCCAGGTAGGCGCTCCTGAGCTCCATCCGCACCAGCGACGCCCCGATGCAGTAGTGGATGCCGTGGCCGAGCCCGACATGGGCGGTGGCCTCACGGGTGATGTCGAGGACGTCCGGCGGCGCGCCGGGCGGCCGGACGCGGTTGGCCGCGAACAGCGAACAGGCCACCTGGTCCCCGGCCTTGATCACCTTGCCCGCGAGGGGTACGTCCTCGCGGGCGGTCCGCGGCGACGCCGTCGGGATGATCGAGAGGTAGCGGATGAACTCCTCCACCGCCTGGTCGATCAGGTGCGGGCACCGCCTCAACAGGCTGAGCTGATCGGGGTGTTCGAGCAGCGCGAGGATGCCGAGGCCCAGCATGCTGGCCATGTTCTCGACGCCGGAGCCCATGACGAACGCGGTGAGGCCGACGAGTTCGTCGTCGTCGATGTCGTCGCCGTGCCGGCGCACCAGCCTGCCGAGCAGGTCGTCGCCGGGTGCGCGCCGGTTGCGGGCGACGAGTTGGTCGACGTACGCGAGATAGGCGGCGCCCGCGGTCATCTGCAGCTGTCGGCCGCGGAAGGCGGGGCGGCTGACCTTGAGCAGCCGCGCGAGCTCCGCCCGGTCGTCGCGCTCGACGCCGAACAGCTCGCACATGACGAGGCCGGGGACGGGCCAGGCGACGTGCCGCATGAAGTCGGCGGGCTGCCCTGCCTTCTCCAGGGAGTCCAGGCAGTCCGCCACGACGGATTCGACGGCGGGCTCAAGGCCGCGCATCCGGCGGACCGTGAACTCCGGTGTGAGCAGCAGCCTCAGCCGGGAGTGGTCGGGCGGGTCGTACTGGATGAGGTTGCCCGCCTGGACAGGGCGGGTGCCGCCCGCGGGCGGGGCCGTGCTGAACCGCTCCGCGTCGCCGAGGACCGCGCGCACCTCGTCGTGGCCCGTGACGAGCCAGCCCGTCGAGGAGCTTGGCCCGTCGCCGAGCTCGACCTCGGACAGCGGTGCCCGCGCGCTGAGTTCGCTCAGCTCGGGCAGCGGGTCGAGACGGTCCCTGCGGTTGTGCATGGAGAGGTCTGACGGCCGCGCCATGCGCGGACCTCCTTCGCTTCGATTGCTATGCGGGCGGGCTCTGGGCGGGCACGGGCTGCTGCCAGAACATGCCGTCGGGTGACGGCACCAGGCCTCCGCTGAACAAGGGGGCCTCCGCTTCGGCGTCATCGCCGAGCAGGGCGCGCATCTGGACCTGGCCGCCCTCCTGCATGACTTCGCGCACCACCGAGGACTTGAACAGCGGCACCATGCTTCCGTCCTCGCTGCCCGCCAGTTCGTCGACCGCGGCGGCGAACTCCTGCGACCCCGAGGAGAACCGCTTGGCGAGGATCTCGGCGTCGGTCAGGACGCGCTCGCCGGAGGAGACTCCGCCGATGAGTTCGACGAAGGACTGGAGTTCGGGCCGCTCGGTCCTGGTGACCTTCTTTGCCTGCCAGAAGTAGGAGTCCTCGTCGTGGTGCATGTCGTAGAAGGACAGGAGGAATTCGTAGAACACGCCGTACTCGCGCCGGTAGCGGGCCTCGAACTCCTTCAACGCCCGTTCCTCGTCGACGCGTTCGGACAGGACGCTGTTGATGGAGCGGGCCGCGAGCAGCGCGCTGTACGTCGCCAGATGGACGCCCGACGAGAACACCGGGTCGACGAAGCACGCCGCGTCGCCGATGAGGACGAGGCCGGGGCGGGAGAAGGTCGTCTGGTGGTACGAGTAGTCCTTGCGGACGCGCAGTTGTCCGTACTGGCCGGTGGTGACCCGCTTGGCGTCCGCGAGGTACTCGCCGATCAGGGGGCACTCGTCGACGAGCGCCATGAGCGCCTTCTCCTGGTCGCCCCGGATCTTCTCGGCCATCTCGCGCCGCACCACGGCGCCGACGCTCGTCAGGGTGTCGCTGAGCGGGATGTACCAGAACCAGCCGCTCGGGAACGCCACCGACAGGATGTTGCCGGAGTTGGGCTCCGGGAGCCGCTTGCCGCCTTCGAAGTAGCCGAACAGGGCGAGGCTGCGGAAGAACTCCGAGTATTCGCGTTTGCCGCCCACACGCTGGTACACGCGGCTCTTGTTGCCCGACGCGTCCACGACGAACGTGGCGAGCGCCCGGCGTACGTTGCCGTCGGCGTCGGTGTACGTGACGCCCCTGACCCGCTCGGCGTCGTCGATGACGTCGAGCACCGCGCAGCCTTCGCGTACCTCGGCGCCCACCTTGCGGGCGTGTTTGAGCAGGATGTCGTCGAACTTGGAACGCTCC from Streptomyces sp. BA2 encodes:
- a CDS encoding cytochrome P450, which gives rise to MARPSDLSMHNRRDRLDPLPELSELSARAPLSEVELGDGPSSSTGWLVTGHDEVRAVLGDAERFSTAPPAGGTRPVQAGNLIQYDPPDHSRLRLLLTPEFTVRRMRGLEPAVESVVADCLDSLEKAGQPADFMRHVAWPVPGLVMCELFGVERDDRAELARLLKVSRPAFRGRQLQMTAGAAYLAYVDQLVARNRRAPGDDLLGRLVRRHGDDIDDDELVGLTAFVMGSGVENMASMLGLGILALLEHPDQLSLLRRCPHLIDQAVEEFIRYLSIIPTASPRTAREDVPLAGKVIKAGDQVACSLFAANRVRPPGAPPDVLDITREATAHVGLGHGIHYCIGASLVRMELRSAYLAVLRRFPELRLAVPPKEIRFRTQAPYGVETLPVTW
- a CDS encoding tryptophan 7-halogenase; the encoded protein is MTLPDSEEFDVVVVGGGPAGSTLAALVAMQGRRVLVLEKEFFPRHQIGESLLPSTVHGVCRLTGVADELAKAGFPRKRGGTFRWGANPDPWTFSFSVSPRMSGPTSFAYQVERSKFDDILLKHARKVGAEVREGCAVLDVIDDAERVRGVTYTDADGNVRRALATFVVDASGNKSRVYQRVGGKREYSEFFRSLALFGYFEGGKRLPEPNSGNILSVAFPSGWFWYIPLSDTLTSVGAVVRREMAEKIRGDQEKALMALVDECPLIGEYLADAKRVTTGQYGQLRVRKDYSYHQTTFSRPGLVLIGDAACFVDPVFSSGVHLATYSALLAARSINSVLSERVDEERALKEFEARYRREYGVFYEFLLSFYDMHHDEDSYFWQAKKVTRTERPELQSFVELIGGVSSGERVLTDAEILAKRFSSGSQEFAAAVDELAGSEDGSMVPLFKSSVVREVMQEGGQVQMRALLGDDAEAEAPLFSGGLVPSPDGMFWQQPVPAQSPPA